The Nymphaea colorata isolate Beijing-Zhang1983 chromosome 11, ASM883128v2, whole genome shotgun sequence genome includes the window ctctcttctcCGAACGCTTCCCATATTATGCCAGTGCGTTCCCAGGCCACTGAACGCCTCTCAGTCTTGCATCAGCCTTCGCCAGCACCTGCCGACCGTGATCTTGGGGAAAAAAGTTGGAGTCGGCGCCTCTCGGCACCTCCCAGCAGTTCGACCCTAACACCAGGCGAAACCTTCTGGGCTGCGTGTGCTTTGGAATACACACACTCGctaaaataaaaagttattgCATGAAATCCACCAGAAAAAACACAGGGAAAAAACAAGATAGTGAAATCtgatgaaatgaaagagaattcGGAATTGGGTAATCGTCTATCTGCTAGAAATATGATAGGTAGTGATAGAGGCGACACAAATCTAACGGAATGTTCGGGAAATGCAAATGGGTGGTGCTTGGGCACTCATTGGGATGCTCGTTATACCCGTGTGATGCTGCTTAAGCACTTTGAGCATTGGAATTGGCTGGAGAAGTCAAGTGCCTATTTGAAGCATTACACCAGAAAAATGACAGGTGGAACAATGATTCTCAAATCCGATGAAATGGTACGAGATTTATTCAATATGACTCGAACCCTCACTAGATTGTAGATGCAGGGGAGATACCACTTGAGCGCTTCGGGTGTTTGAAACCGCCAGAAGAATCACCACTTTCTTGTTTGAAGTCTGCTGTCTAAAAAATGACAGAAAGCTACAAGGTCGAGTTGTAATGGCGTTTATCACCGCCGACAGGTTCCAAGAACCACACATGAACTTACATGGTGTTCTGCATGTAGTTGGAGAAAATGCAGTCACCTATGAAGAACCATGTTGTCAGAGAACTGCCAACTATCATTCGCCCAAGGCTATCTAAGCAGCATTCTTGTTTATGCTATGGAGAATGATATATTATGTCGACGTGGCAAGATAGTCGTGCCAAATGAGAATGCCTTGTGAACTCATTGATTATCATCATGGGCTTCCTTCTACCAAGCATGAAATAGTAAACAATACAACAATGCACATGAGGGCCCCAAGCCCGACCTGATGGGATATGTGTGCCAATGTACTACATGTCAGCAGAATCCTCTCGGCGACCTCTGCCCCTTGCCCATACGAGTGCACCCTTAGGAGGATGTCTCCATAGATTCACTACCACAATTTGAAGGCAGGGAGGGCGTTCTAGTTATAGTTGATCAGTTCATCAAGTATGGTCTTTTTGCTCCCTTACCAGTGCTTTATTTCCCCACATCAactaaaataacatattcatcaACTAATATACAGACATTGCAgggtcatttttctttttagtccAACACACCACCCCCAAATGAGCAGACAGTCAGATGTGGTAAATTGCACCATGGGGACCTATTTGTAGAGCTTTGCCGGTGCGGGCCCTTGATTTGGGCCAAGTATGCCATATCAGGCCATGTACAATCGAGCCCCTCTGACCTTACACGCCTATGAGCCGTGGCTTGCCAGTGAGGAGAACCGAGAACCCTCGTAGACAGAGATGAGATTCTTTAGATGAGATGCCTAAGCAAGAGTTCACCTTCTATTCCATGTGATCCACTCAAGCCATATCGAAGAGATTTACCTATAAGAGCAGCTGGGATGCCAGATGAGCCCCCCATTCCCCAACGTATCTTGCATAGGTGCATGGTGTGCCAAGATGGCCTACATTGTTAGGAGATTGGCAAAGTGGGATCAAGGAGAAATCGGTCCCGCATGAGAGGATGCTACGGAGCTACAAGAGAGGTGCCCCCAACTCCGACCTTGGGGCAGGCCCAGCCCAAGGTGGGTTGATCTGATGTGATTCCATCATAGACCAGCCTATGCAGCTGAGACAGGGCCGGCCAGGAAGGCTGACTATGTGCCGAGCGAGAGCTATCCCGAGGTTGATCAATTGTGCGACTCTCGCACCAAGCCCACCCCGGATGGAGCAGCCTGGCATAATGAATGTTGTGACTGAAACCATTTGATATCATGTTTGAACCTAGAAGTTATTATCAGGAACTATAATGAATGTCATCGCCTCCTTTGATGAGCAGGTTCTCTCAGAGctgagttttcttttttctttttagttgtttcttcATATGGTTGattaaatttatagaaaaactaggtttttgaTTTGCATCATTAAATATTACTAGAATTTGgatattttggatccaaaatacAGCTATTTATATTTTCGATTAGCTAATTAGTGAAATTGATTTTCAGATAATTAGATTCGgatatgaaattggatttcagtttattagattcaaatataaactcAAATTCATATTCGGATTGGATTAAACAAAAACTGTAAAAAATTAGAgtcagattggattcagatatgttgtggaataatttttatttgaattcaaatccaacccCGAACCCGATTATGTAAATATCTTATAAGTCGGATATGGTAAATGATATATTCGATCCGAACCCAAtcggttgacatccctagtcCTTGCCTTCTTAGCCAATCTGGCTGGACTCCAGGAGCATCCCTGGACTACTATATTCCAAAACCAATTTATTTTGCCTTGATCTATGCTTTAAAACCCACAATGACCGAATTCTGACCAAAAGAACTTCAATTTCATCTTGGACAGAGCCAAGATAACACAGATTTCAGTTTGGCCGTCACATCGAGTTCCAACTTTCAAGCACTAAGCCTGTTGCACATAAAACTTGATctttaagaggttgtttggcaatgagaaTAGTTTGGtactgttccatgaatttacttaaaaaattggagcaaattaaaaatcaatttattaCAGTATTTGATGAATCTACCCAATTTTTTTAGGGTAATTTTATAGAATAGTAACAAACTGCTACTATTGCCAAATAATCCCTAATGGTCCCCCATCCATATCTAGGGCCCGCAGATAACTTCGGAATAAACTTGATTCTTATCCTATTTGGTTCAAACCAAAATAGAATAATATCCTAATCTAAATTTAACccaaaattcatttgaaatccaaaaatCTATAATCAACCGAAAATCTGAGCATGTATCTTAAATCGTATCTAAAGCCAAACTTATTGCAAGccaaaatccatatccaaactcAAATCCATACATGTTAGAAATCAAAAAACATATCTATACCCCAGAACAAATCTTAGCCAATACCTTCACCCTCTTCCTCAAGCTTCCTACTTTCGAGGGCCATCGACAGATGACCCTAAGCTAAGTTCTCATCTGTATTGGATTGTTGGGTTACAATAACACAGTGTTACTGTCCTATGAATGTGCCcaaaaattgagagagattaataaGACACTCGTGacagtgttttatgaatctgccctatTTTTTGGGACACattcatgagacaataacaatatgttactgttgcTGGACAGCTCCTATGGGTTCATTAGGGATATTCGCTCCGACAGAACACATGTAACAGATTCACCAACGAGCCAAGATGGTGACCTGGATGTTTGATATCAATGTCTTGCATGTTAATGAGATATGTCATAACCATTGTCAGACTTGACGGAAATTAGTTAGCAGCAAACCACATATCAAAGAGTTTGTTGGAATTTGGCTTACTTtgttaatttatttgttttgctttttctttatatttttcttacttttgaatcaaataactttttcttttctgatattTTAAGACACTTCCTAAACTTTCTTTCTCCTGTTTGACAAACTTGATGCGATGAATAGGTTTTCTTGGGTCCTTATAAGATCGACCAATGAatacaaagaagagaaagaaaataaaatggatcAGGAGAAATAAACTGATCTTTAACTGATTATagattaagaaaaatatgaaaagggaaacaaaataaacaagagaGAAAGCCAAAATTCCTAACATTCCATGACCTTTTACAAGTGGAATAGTTTAAACAGAAAAATAGCGGACCAATGGGTCTGGATCAAAGTATCTAGATTTGAATTGACTTGAATCCAATTGCATGAATTTATATCCCCCTTCTTGGGTCCTTATATTTTGAGATAGGAAAAAGGATCCAAATAAATAGATGTATgtaattcaaattcaaaagaattgcCAGCTCAAGATCCGCTGTAAGTCTGGTCTGGTCCACTTTGTGtcacacagaaagagagagagagggagagagacagtaGATCAAAATACTGAGTATCTCGGCAATTCCaatgaatttgcttcaaaattaaCAGACATTCTTTTCTCCAAATATCAAGGAGATTCTGATCTACTACTGCTTTCTAAATCTTGTTGGTCACTGCTAAAACAATTAGTCAAATTAACTACGACCTACGTAATAGAGAGAACTCActtgtcttgtttgaaaaaatatcatatatatgattcagaaaaaggaaattgaCTCTTAAAGTGTAATGCAAAACATAACAAGTCAAAAAAAGATGAgctttaattaataaaaaaacaattaagaTATTTTAATTAACTGTCAATAGATTTCACAACataatatttcatcttattgATCATATCTCAttaaggaagagagagagagagagagagagatgttgcaCGAAAGAGAATATGAGGGCGgttttaaatttgtaaaatagaatgTCAAGCAGAAAATATAGATTTATGGTAGAGGTATCAATATCATACAAAAATCAATATTAAATTAAGGGCATATATATAGTGCGTGGTAGAAATTAATATGTCTTCAATGAAGCAATCCATTGACCTTTAGAAAGAGCAGAACAGAAAAATACACTTCCAAACATAAAAGCAAGATAATAATTAATGCAATTTGGcaatacaaataaaaaacaatgaatcaaaattaaaaagcaCAATAGCTAgtataaacaaacaaacagtgATCGGTCGCCCTAACAGAAAAAGCAAGTTCTTTGTCTATGACAAATAGATCAGCTAATATTCCTCCTAATTAGGAAAAGTAACTGCACTAATGCAGGCAAAACTGGAAAACTTGAGCAAGAAAAGATACAAGACCGAGGCAAGAAACAGCAAATGACAACATAAATGATCATTTTTTCCTTCACAAGAAAGGAAtgacattttattgaaaaagagagaaaaccaGCCAGAAGGTAAGACATTTATTATAGGTTCATGAAAACTTGACGCAGGACACCCCACCATTGACGACACAACATGAAGAAAATGGCGGGGGAGGAACAAAGGGAAAAGACACAGAAGCACTCAAGACTGCAGTTGAAGAGCCATCCTGATGATCAGAAAGGTGCCATCTTAAACGTAGGCGTAGCATTTGCTTCTTGTTCGGAGGTGACACCAAAGAGGatgctctccttcttctccagCAAGGGGCAGTCTGGTTTCAACGTCTTCATATACATGCGCCTTTTGATCTCCATGAACATTCGTAGTGCTAGCAGACTGTCAGATGCCGCTCCATGAGGAGGCATGTCTTCCCTCCACACGTTAAGTGATCGGGCCGAGACTTCGATCGTCCCATTATCGGCCACTGGGTCGAAACCGAGCACTGCAGCCATGTCATAGAACACTGGGAAGTAAGTATGGAGATGCCTAAAGAATTGCTCGCGCTCAAGGTGCACGCCTGGAGTGTTCTGCAACCCAAACCTTAGCAGCGCCATGAAGTCCAGCCCACCTTTGAAGGTCACCCAACTGATGCTGTCATTTTGGACAATACAGGTGTTGATGAGCAAGTCGAACATGACTTTCAGATCGATCCCTTGCCTCCTCAGCTGCTCAGAATTGACGCCACCACAGAACTCCTCCAAGAAGCTCTCCTCCCTTTCAGAATAAGCTCTTTCTTCTAGTGGCATGAGGTTGAACTCCCATATGCAGGGCCTCTTGGTATTCCAGCAACGTGGCAAGTCCCCTTGTCTGTTACATAAGGCAAACCCCACCTTCACAATGTTCTTGAACCTATCGGTCGTCTGCGCGAGCGCCGAGTAGTTGGCGTCCGAGTCGCCCCAGGCGTTTGTTGCAGGGATTCTTTCTTGGCATAGCAGAAGACGGGTGGAAAGGGAGACAGTTTTGTAGCCGGCGATGATGGCCCTCTCCCACATGAAGGAGAACTCCTTCACGAAATTTTCTTTCCATACTTGTTTGGTGATGACGCTGTTGTTGGACATGGCAGCTGAATGCATTCGAGCAAGAAAGGAGAGGATGCTGTGGATATGCTCAATTGCAATAGAGATGTTGGTTCTTATATAACCTCTCTCGGTTGTGACTGGAAGCATAATTTAGATAGTGAACCTTTTTTTGAAGAGGGAGATGGAAGGTAAGAGAGAGGTGTggagacaagagagagagaaagaaagagagagagagagagagagagagagagagagagagagtgcatgTGAGGTATCACTATAACGGCACATCTTACTTTCTAATCCTGGGTCCAAATTGCCTTGAACAATTTATTTGTTGGGGCCTTTGTTAAGCATACCAATATTAGTTTATGTAGTAATTTTTAATAAGATGATGACTTATAGATTTTAGATTCGGATATTTCTAGTTGCACAACTGAACGTATCAATTGCAAAAACTCATGCCATGCTATTGACAGGTTGTAATATTCTGATATATTAACATAGTGCAGAATGTAAATCATTTCTAATGCCATGTTCACTTTGCATCATCAATTGAACATAGCAAATGCAAAATAAATCTTGCTattgttaaactttgtcaatgGAACTTGATTTGGGGTTTGGGTTCAATTAGTATGACTAACCTTAACAAGTTGCATATGTGATAATATATCCAACATTTTGAAATTACTTTGTCTTTAAAAATAagcacttgttgttacatatggCAAGATGTTCTTGAAATATTGATCTTACTATCTAAGGCAACTCTTTCATTTGAGGAGGAGACTAGTTTGTGCTATTAATGTAATGGTAGAAGAATTTAGCTTGCGTATTGGACTCAACCTCTACTTAATATACTTTTGACTACTAGAAATGCGTGACATAATACTGTCACCAAATATGGTTAGAGTTTGTTTTGTCTCCATTTACCCTTTTTTTGCTTGTATATATCATATACTTTTCAAATCACAATAACTGAATTattcttttccatattttaCATGTTAAAGTTAAGGATAcatgacaaaataaaacaatagTGGTATGAATGCTATTTTAAGGGGAACATTCTAATAGTGGCGAAATCACTGCCAATGCACCTCATGTGAATGCCATTTCATTGTATACCTTAAATAAAACAACATATTCATTTTTGTAGTACTGTTTCCATTAATTAAAAAGTCGCTTCACAAAGTCGTGTgagcaagaaaagaaattatcttGCGGTATTTGTGTTATGGTAAAATAATTTACTTTGCCTATTGGACCCAACCTCTACTTAACTAGTGTGCCTTTAAATTCCAATAACATGAAATAATACTTTTGTCATCAAGTATGGTTTGAGTTTGATTATTCTCTATTTACCATGTTTTTACCtacatatatatcatataaTTTCAAAATCACCATAAGTGAAGgcctttttattaaaaaaaaatttatcggTATCTTAAAGTTATGGATGCAAGTCAAAACAAAAGTAGCACGAATGTCATATAAAGGTTAattttaatattgttgaaagtATTGTTAATGCACATATATGGATACCATTGATGCTAATGAAATACAGTTAAAAATTAGTCGTGAAttcataaaaatcaaagaagaaagtgtttcacacaaaaatgaaatgcaatgGTACTATGCTCCAATGGCATCTTTCTCTTTTATGCCTTAATTTTGTGGAATTTAAATGTGAAGACAATAGTACAATAGTGGTCCTAATAAATGCATCACTGGGAATTTTATAAGTATGGGCTAATTCACATCAAATTACGCAGAAATCGAATGAATACCAGTCTAAAAATTGAATGAAACTCAAATGAATATTT containing:
- the LOC116264304 gene encoding probable CCR4-associated factor 1 homolog 10, coding for MHSAAMSNNSVITKQVWKENFVKEFSFMWERAIIAGYKTVSLSTRLLLCQERIPATNAWGDSDANYSALAQTTDRFKNIVKVGFALCNRQGDLPRCWNTKRPCIWEFNLMPLEERAYSEREESFLEEFCGGVNSEQLRRQGIDLKVMFDLLINTCIVQNDSISWVTFKGGLDFMALLRFGLQNTPGVHLEREQFFRHLHTYFPVFYDMAAVLGFDPVADNGTIEVSARSLNVWREDMPPHGAASDSLLALRMFMEIKRRMYMKTLKPDCPLLEKKESILFGVTSEQEANATPTFKMAPF